A single genomic interval of Spinacia oleracea cultivar Varoflay chromosome 6, BTI_SOV_V1, whole genome shotgun sequence harbors:
- the LOC130463832 gene encoding glycine-rich RNA-binding protein RZ1B-like has product MVRGGKFKKSGKKRNAKKGGNKASPTKQTGAKSVKRKVSQPTSESECFYCKKKGHWKRDCLKLKEDQKNGTVVPSSGTKKK; this is encoded by the exons atggtgcgtgggggcaagttcaagaaatctggaaagaagaggaatgctaagaaaggtggcaacaaggccagcccaactaagcaaactggcgccaaatctgtaaagaggaaggtcagtcaacccacttctgaatccgaatgcttctactgcaagaagaaggggcattggaagagagattgcttgaagctaaaggaagatcagaagaacggaacagtcgttccatcttcag ggactaagaagaagtag